A part of Xenopus tropicalis strain Nigerian chromosome 4, UCB_Xtro_10.0, whole genome shotgun sequence genomic DNA contains:
- the rgs21 gene encoding regulator of G-protein signaling 21, translated as MECYDTLDKLLASKDGLSAFRAFLKSEFSDENLEFWLACEDLKTSTSDQISSKVYDIYCEFIKAESPREINIDHKTRDDIAQNITQTTIHCFDDAQKLILCLMAKDSFPRFLKSEHYKELVQKQQNHVQKR; from the exons ATGGAATGTTATGACACCTTGGACAAGTTACTCGCCAGTAAAG ATGGTCTGTCGGCTTTTAGAGCTTTCCTGAAATCTGAATTTAGTGATGAAAACCTAGAGTTCTGGTTGGCCTGTGAAGACCTAAAGACATCCACATCTGATCAAATTTCTTCAAAAGTTTATGACATTTATTGTGAATTTATCAAGGCTGAATCTCCAAGAGAG ATAAATATCGATCATAAAACAAGGGATGATATAGCTCAGAACATTACACAAACAACGATTCATTGTTTTGATGATGCTCAAAAGCTTATACTTTGTCTAATGGCCAAGGACTCATTCCCACGATTTCTAAAGTCCGAACACTACAAGGAGTTGGTGCAGAAACAACAAAACCATGTGCAAAAGAGATGA